In a genomic window of Lacrimispora sp. BS-2:
- a CDS encoding S8 family peptidase, with protein sequence MKKILDNNYFDLIFTNPVISAPDNDSITYLNNRHSLLHVPISSVNICELARYPVHTFPTLFTLNSTVSLEQTGVGEVQRNPALALFGQDVIVVVIDTGIDYQHPAFRNSDGSTRILTIWDQTQQEGTPPDTFTFGTEYSRETINTALNSEDPLSVVPSTDTNGHGTAMASVMAGTPNILEAFSGVVPQSDLVIIKLKEAKQNLKSFYFVPDDALCFQESDLMLGFRYSLTIQERFNRPVVTCFAVGSSQGGHDGRGPLSGYLNDLVLQPGIATSVSAGNEGNSQRHYFNSTALEPYYNDFELRIGENDKMFAMEIWSHSLGRVSIDISSPNRESTQQIYPAIGDCRMFNFVFTPTTLYVNNYIFEEETGDQMILVRFQNAIPGIWRMRIRSIENEPLAYHAWLPAGNLISNQTYFINSSPDTTITAPGNGNRQLTVTAYNQTNNSMLGESSRGYTRMGLVKPDIAAPGYQLTCAVPGGGYGSVTGTGAAAAHTAGIISMVFEWAIVRGNYRTMNGVNVSRLMMRSAVRSSSYTYPNNIWGYGQVNVASLFRQFSSI encoded by the coding sequence GTGAAAAAAATTTTGGATAACAATTATTTTGATTTAATCTTTACTAACCCAGTAATTTCAGCTCCCGACAATGATAGCATTACCTATTTAAACAACCGGCATTCCCTGCTGCATGTCCCGATTTCTAGCGTAAATATTTGTGAATTGGCAAGGTATCCCGTTCACACTTTTCCGACCTTGTTTACTCTCAATTCTACAGTCAGTCTTGAACAGACCGGTGTTGGGGAGGTGCAGCGGAATCCTGCCTTAGCCCTGTTCGGACAGGACGTAATTGTTGTAGTCATTGATACAGGTATTGATTATCAACATCCTGCTTTCCGCAACAGCGACGGTTCGACCCGTATCCTTACCATATGGGACCAGACTCAACAGGAGGGAACTCCTCCTGATACATTCACCTTTGGTACGGAATATAGCCGGGAGACAATCAATACCGCATTGAATTCTGAAGATCCCCTATCCGTTGTACCATCAACAGATACCAATGGACACGGAACGGCCATGGCAAGCGTTATGGCCGGCACTCCCAATATACTGGAAGCCTTTAGCGGGGTAGTCCCACAGTCTGATCTGGTAATCATAAAACTAAAGGAAGCAAAACAGAATCTAAAGAGTTTTTATTTTGTTCCCGATGATGCTTTATGCTTTCAGGAATCCGATCTTATGCTTGGCTTTCGTTATTCCCTTACCATCCAGGAAAGGTTTAACCGCCCTGTGGTTACCTGCTTTGCCGTTGGAAGCAGCCAGGGAGGCCATGATGGAAGAGGCCCCCTAAGCGGTTACCTAAATGACTTGGTATTGCAGCCCGGTATCGCCACATCCGTCTCGGCCGGTAATGAGGGAAACAGCCAAAGGCATTATTTTAATTCCACTGCATTAGAGCCTTATTACAATGATTTCGAATTAAGAATAGGGGAAAATGACAAAATGTTTGCTATGGAAATTTGGTCACATTCTCTAGGACGGGTTTCCATTGACATTTCCTCACCTAACAGGGAATCTACCCAGCAGATTTATCCTGCAATCGGTGATTGCAGAATGTTCAATTTTGTTTTTACTCCTACTACCCTTTATGTTAACAATTATATTTTTGAAGAGGAGACAGGAGATCAGATGATCCTGGTTCGTTTTCAGAACGCTATTCCTGGAATTTGGCGTATGCGGATCAGGAGCATTGAAAATGAGCCCTTAGCCTATCATGCCTGGCTTCCTGCAGGCAATCTTATATCCAACCAGACCTACTTTATTAACTCATCTCCGGATACCACCATCACAGCACCTGGAAACGGCAATCGCCAGCTGACTGTAACTGCCTACAACCAGACTAATAATTCAATGCTTGGCGAATCAAGCAGGGGTTATACAAGAATGGGCCTTGTTAAGCCGGATATTGCAGCTCCCGGTTACCAGCTCACCTGTGCAGTTCCTGGAGGCGGATATGGTTCTGTAACAGGAACAGGAGCTGCTGCTGCCCATACAGCCGGCATTATTTCCATGGTTTTTGAGTGGGCCATTGTCAGGGGAAATTACAGGACGATGAACGGAGTCAATGTCAGTCGGCTGATGATGAGGAGTGCGGTGCGAAGCAGCTCATACACCTATCCCAATAACATATGGGGATATGGCCAGGTGAATGTAGCCAGTCTGTTTAGGCAGTTTTCCAGTATTTAA
- a CDS encoding helix-turn-helix transcriptional regulator: MKRQHHEEYKKLGLNIAYYRKEQGLSQMQLADKVDISRTHMSRIENNDCAVSLDVIFTIAKVLSIPVAKLFEFR, encoded by the coding sequence ATGAAACGACAACATCATGAAGAATACAAGAAGCTTGGATTAAATATTGCATACTATCGGAAAGAGCAAGGCCTGTCTCAAATGCAACTTGCTGATAAAGTTGATATAAGCCGTACCCATATGTCCCGTATTGAAAATAACGACTGTGCGGTATCCCTTGATGTAATTTTTACCATTGCAAAAGTCTTGAGTATTCCGGTTGCTAAATTATTTGAATTTCGTTAA
- a CDS encoding tyrosine-type recombinase/integrase, translating into MDLSTEELLELIDMKKQLKKENAILQEHIENFYHIWTNDKGAFLSYLPDFTKPKGRKPVTATTKEKLERKIINFYLERQQQEESQKEQERLSTVRNIYPLWLNIKGLETTATSYIRRIDNDWNAYYVNDSIIDMDIRTFTKATLKEWALNKVRDKELTKTQYYNMSMIIRQCLDYAVDHELIPLNPYNQFTVDKKLLKKVKQPEDGTQVFLTNERPLIECEAWLDFEEKGCTSALAIPLAFQLGVRLGELITIKETDISPDGKYLHIQRMVQKQELQRPDGSWYPARWEAVEHTKSSAGDRMIYLTEEARRIIIVILDSNKENGFYDDGFLFIHGGKRINPRAVDTRIRKYCDHINIRQKGLHTIRKTYISSLLDGGININEIRKQVGHEDERTTLKNYCFNRKTNIENESDMEKALAV; encoded by the coding sequence ATGGACTTAAGTACAGAAGAGCTTCTCGAATTAATTGACATGAAAAAACAACTTAAAAAAGAGAATGCCATTCTACAAGAGCACATTGAAAACTTTTACCATATCTGGACAAACGACAAAGGAGCTTTTCTCTCGTATCTTCCTGATTTCACAAAACCAAAGGGACGAAAGCCCGTTACCGCTACAACGAAAGAAAAGCTGGAGCGAAAGATCATTAACTTTTATCTGGAACGGCAACAGCAGGAAGAAAGCCAGAAAGAGCAGGAACGGCTATCAACCGTAAGGAATATCTATCCTTTATGGCTGAATATCAAAGGTCTGGAAACAACCGCCACAAGCTATATCAGACGCATAGACAATGACTGGAACGCCTATTATGTTAACGACTCTATCATTGACATGGATATCCGAACCTTTACAAAAGCCACCCTAAAGGAATGGGCATTAAATAAGGTCAGGGACAAAGAACTAACTAAAACCCAGTATTATAACATGTCCATGATTATCCGTCAGTGCCTTGATTATGCCGTTGACCATGAACTGATTCCCTTAAATCCTTATAATCAGTTTACCGTAGACAAAAAGCTGTTAAAGAAAGTAAAACAGCCGGAAGATGGGACACAAGTATTTTTAACCAATGAACGCCCATTGATTGAGTGTGAAGCATGGTTAGACTTTGAGGAAAAGGGCTGTACTTCTGCCTTAGCCATTCCACTAGCATTTCAATTAGGAGTACGCTTAGGAGAACTTATAACAATCAAAGAAACCGACATTTCCCCAGACGGAAAATACCTACATATTCAACGAATGGTTCAGAAACAAGAACTGCAACGCCCGGACGGATCATGGTATCCTGCCAGATGGGAAGCCGTAGAGCATACAAAATCCTCCGCTGGTGACCGCATGATTTATCTGACAGAGGAAGCAAGGCGTATTATTATAGTGATTCTTGATTCCAATAAGGAGAATGGCTTCTATGATGATGGCTTCCTGTTTATCCATGGTGGAAAACGAATCAATCCCAGAGCCGTTGATACCCGTATCCGTAAATACTGCGACCATATCAATATCAGGCAGAAAGGACTTCATACGATTAGAAAGACCTATATTTCATCGCTACTCGATGGGGGCATTAACATCAATGAGATACGAAAACAAGTCGGTCATGAGGACGAGCGCACCACCCTGAAAAACTACTGTTTCAACCGGAAAACCAACATAGAAAATGAATCCGATATGGAAAAAGCTTTAGCGGTTTAA
- a CDS encoding replication protein, translated as MAQKKDSQSNKYQLTINNPIEKGYTHEKIFETLRNNFKTLNYCCMADEQGLTFHTHIFVVFDSRVRFSMIQKHFPEVHIESCKGTVTDNITYIKKSGKWQDDIKHGTQVGGSFIEYGTPPPDSKGKLGDMTELYQMVSDGLSNAEILAINQDYILNMDKIDKVRTTLLTEKFKGIFRTDLRVIYVYGETGSGKTSGVLQEHGCENVYRVTDYDHPFDGYTCQPILVFDEFRSSLRIREMLNYCDIYPLELPARFNNKYACYNVVYIISNWSLEKQYPEIQEGDGETWKAFLRRIHKVKVYTKEKVTTYDSVEEYLKRHEKFHKLSKEEQQCLPFK; from the coding sequence ATGGCACAAAAAAAGGATAGTCAATCCAATAAATACCAGCTTACCATTAACAATCCCATCGAAAAGGGATACACCCACGAAAAAATTTTTGAAACTCTAAGGAACAATTTTAAGACCCTAAATTACTGCTGTATGGCAGATGAACAAGGCTTAACTTTCCATACCCATATTTTTGTAGTCTTTGATTCAAGGGTTCGGTTTTCAATGATACAGAAGCATTTTCCAGAGGTTCATATAGAAAGCTGCAAAGGTACCGTCACTGATAATATTACCTACATAAAAAAATCTGGTAAATGGCAAGATGATATCAAACATGGTACACAAGTGGGTGGTAGTTTCATCGAGTATGGAACCCCACCGCCTGACAGTAAGGGTAAGCTTGGCGACATGACCGAGCTATACCAGATGGTATCCGATGGTCTTTCAAATGCTGAAATTCTCGCAATAAATCAAGATTATATTTTAAACATGGATAAAATAGACAAAGTGCGTACTACTCTTCTAACGGAAAAATTTAAGGGGATTTTTCGTACTGATTTACGAGTGATCTACGTATATGGTGAAACTGGTTCGGGCAAGACCAGCGGTGTGTTACAAGAGCATGGGTGTGAGAATGTTTATCGCGTAACCGACTACGACCACCCCTTTGATGGATATACTTGCCAGCCTATCCTTGTCTTTGACGAATTTAGAAGTTCTCTCCGTATCAGGGAAATGTTAAATTATTGTGATATTTATCCACTAGAATTACCTGCAAGATTCAATAATAAGTATGCCTGCTATAATGTAGTTTACATAATATCGAACTGGTCTTTAGAAAAGCAATATCCTGAGATACAGGAGGGTGACGGTGAAACCTGGAAAGCGTTCTTAAGGCGTATACATAAAGTAAAAGTCTATACAAAAGAAAAAGTTACCACTTACGATTCAGTCGAGGAATATTTGAAAAGGCATGAAAAATTCCATAAATTAAGCAAAGAAGAACAGCAATGCCTACCGTTCAAATAG
- a CDS encoding helix-turn-helix transcriptional regulator produces MKEIKETVVENKKGNAEITRENQTKYHTEVDLIPDVEYEKVMWGRIKDLMKDKNINYETLSRILGYEDGSSLSRIKNSERKFSLQHILKLSKYFNVSIDYLLGRTDIKELHHIDAPEEYESNFHCLISTMLNFLPEDRRQPFMEKVLQDNK; encoded by the coding sequence ATGAAAGAGATTAAAGAAACTGTTGTAGAAAACAAAAAAGGAAATGCAGAAATAACAAGGGAAAACCAGACGAAGTATCATACCGAAGTAGACTTAATCCCCGATGTTGAATATGAGAAAGTCATGTGGGGCCGGATTAAAGACTTGATGAAAGATAAAAATATAAATTATGAAACGCTTTCAAGAATATTGGGATATGAAGATGGAAGTTCCTTGTCTAGAATAAAAAACAGCGAAAGAAAATTTTCACTACAGCATATATTAAAACTTTCAAAATATTTCAATGTTTCTATTGATTACTTATTGGGTCGTACAGATATTAAGGAACTCCATCATATAGACGCTCCAGAGGAATACGAAAGCAATTTCCACTGTTTAATATCAACAATGCTGAATTTTTTACCAGAAGATAGACGTCAGCCTTTCATGGAAAAAGTTTTGCAGGATAATAAATAA
- a CDS encoding SMEK domain-containing protein — translation MKNSAERIQYITEYLISYKQKIEALNKNGLFDAATLYELFALEVCALWFGQKFSNLNSDTANFPYVDLISADGQLYVQVSTAQDIPAKVKKTLEKISDAKSGKISGVKQLFFFVLGNGSINSIKDYSGAEKIGNIDFVSSEHLITINNIIEKSKNNLEFQIGLYDVLYKESEFYNINALKLSEMLDLGKALVSKNIDNLINNEYEINREEIIASIKKDNHQFISIQGDAGAGKSALCKKLVLEEELVLYARAERFTEVTDLDSIWGISVCRTLKYLNGKRIIFFIDALEFIADGKKTKIELLQQLYELAVHNDNAFIITSCRTCDKTAFIKLEANYNIYAYQLPELTDEEIILVADKYPLIKEMWNLHSYTQLLRAPFYLNLIVSQMKSVDNITDVNELRNYIWQNIICLKNKQMQNDINTSDIYNAVNSIVFTRAKEFSTGISSESINSKILTLLISEGVITESENKVRLKYDVFEDICFEHFFDEKFDNCKGNYYTFFSEIESLGRCVYRRYQIWVENKLFAKNNREKFLYSLIAANIIPETWKQQTIIGMVKSRFCTDFFEEYGRYIAENNIKEFLKIVNMFSFETKIVLPKSGNSYTALNPIGYGRSCLIKLLRITDKYKSLPLKQDSVKICSDYARCTDMELETASAACEILEYYVENVMVDLNKEKIYSSDKIVNEYLASIYLMAEYADAWIKKFWEQVVADYKYQNNKQQGQLAEEIIENVLNHTTAALVKKLPVELCLLAETYWIYVPEDNGSNLYRMYHGTSMSRSEEYGLNDNADHYSYEFRSVDDNVFFWMLTKFNYAVALDWAIKMTNYVATTYKEKNPQYVLDIEIVVNETGQLKKYIGSPEFWLAGVQEHRIHDLIGDIIYILKQQALGLIENKYVGEQYIKRFAEYLKKSIYEKSNNIIMLTVIEEIGHRCSQVLPGYAIELASSIEIIMWDIQRVALLLPDFNRMLLEKQILLAMGIPSLECRYSVKKESVYTMQEYVMRMQMCKDEKIRLKAENVLDYLYSKIPDDADNAHYHLQIQKMDLRNAQIYKVNDNTFAISPQISGEAEKIVNNNQNGNFNIEQKYISEIVDECNKKVNEETFSTAECLAAIDRLYNIASSSDLPYTTEKILIMLISCALSKDDLNRTRRSELCRVWIDGINKIFNNNSFTYDHILSTMLFKQIEEELEDTVSVALKQLMLDCLLYHGQQGIISDIARYLKEYLPSNQKLARALFNTIVALSEDEMNHHVFNVNYAVKRNKKKPFAYIANRQQPPYWIDRIIKEKGKKGFKSKRDELISKYLMNEEELELINFDINRYDIATLCYVANCGLNLNTSAFYNVLNEIIINMIDIWHSCDDSHHFLDTYARCEVTHFFNKELTCSDDINLALDLLFAGIDYSKFTKEVYEFYEDIMLHFLPVFFDAYNNPSVRERCINNIRNVEKRLISITNEKVRTELSKIMFSTLGRFHLNDWNKLTTSFSYSDKCFLNDLWSKYGKNHPIGMLNVIHQMHIDELLPEVLVSVNNCFDEVNKKPDSFRRAIKEAEFIVNILITKAFLDFNDEIKQDEELTQAYENILETLMTVNFEEAAVLLDEFRVH, via the coding sequence ATGAAAAATTCTGCTGAGAGAATTCAATATATTACAGAATATCTAATAAGTTATAAGCAAAAAATAGAGGCTTTGAATAAGAATGGGTTATTTGATGCAGCAACATTATATGAATTGTTTGCACTTGAAGTGTGTGCTTTATGGTTTGGACAGAAGTTCTCAAATCTTAATTCAGATACAGCCAATTTTCCGTATGTTGATCTGATATCAGCAGATGGTCAATTATATGTACAAGTAAGTACAGCACAAGATATTCCAGCAAAGGTTAAGAAAACTCTTGAAAAAATAAGTGATGCAAAATCCGGTAAGATTTCAGGTGTTAAACAGTTGTTCTTCTTTGTATTGGGGAATGGAAGTATAAACAGTATCAAGGATTATTCCGGTGCTGAAAAAATAGGTAATATTGATTTTGTTTCATCAGAACACCTTATAACCATCAATAATATTATAGAAAAATCTAAGAACAATCTTGAATTTCAAATAGGTTTATATGATGTTCTTTACAAGGAATCAGAGTTCTATAATATTAATGCTTTGAAGTTAAGTGAAATGTTAGACCTTGGGAAGGCACTTGTTTCAAAAAATATAGATAACCTGATAAATAACGAGTATGAGATTAATAGAGAAGAAATAATTGCTTCCATAAAAAAGGATAATCATCAATTTATATCAATACAAGGTGATGCTGGCGCTGGTAAATCTGCATTATGTAAGAAATTAGTGTTAGAAGAAGAACTTGTATTATATGCTCGTGCTGAAAGATTCACAGAAGTAACTGATTTAGATAGTATATGGGGAATAAGTGTTTGCAGAACATTAAAATATCTTAATGGAAAGAGAATTATTTTTTTTATTGATGCTCTTGAGTTTATTGCAGATGGAAAAAAGACAAAGATTGAACTCTTACAGCAGTTGTATGAATTGGCAGTACATAATGATAATGCATTTATTATTACATCATGTAGAACTTGCGATAAAACGGCATTTATTAAGCTTGAGGCGAATTATAACATATATGCATATCAATTACCAGAATTGACTGATGAAGAAATTATTCTTGTCGCTGATAAGTATCCGCTAATAAAAGAGATGTGGAATCTACATTCCTATACACAATTACTTAGAGCACCGTTTTATTTAAATCTGATTGTTAGTCAGATGAAGTCTGTAGATAACATAACAGATGTGAATGAATTAAGAAATTATATCTGGCAGAATATAATCTGCTTAAAGAACAAACAGATGCAAAATGATATCAATACATCAGATATCTATAATGCGGTTAATTCAATTGTTTTTACGAGAGCAAAAGAGTTTTCAACTGGGATATCGAGTGAGAGTATTAATAGCAAGATACTAACACTCTTAATTTCAGAAGGAGTGATCACAGAATCTGAAAATAAAGTTCGTTTGAAATATGATGTTTTTGAAGATATTTGTTTTGAACATTTCTTTGATGAAAAGTTTGATAATTGCAAAGGAAATTATTACACCTTTTTTTCTGAAATTGAGAGTTTAGGAAGGTGTGTTTATAGACGATATCAGATATGGGTTGAGAATAAGTTATTTGCAAAAAATAACCGAGAAAAATTTCTGTATAGCCTTATTGCTGCAAATATTATTCCGGAAACATGGAAACAGCAGACAATAATAGGGATGGTTAAGTCACGATTTTGTACGGATTTTTTTGAAGAATATGGAAGATATATTGCTGAAAACAATATAAAAGAATTTTTGAAAATCGTAAATATGTTTTCGTTTGAAACAAAAATCGTTTTGCCTAAGAGTGGAAATTCTTATACAGCTTTGAACCCTATTGGATATGGTCGTTCTTGCTTGATTAAGCTATTAAGAATAACCGATAAATATAAAAGTCTACCCCTAAAACAAGACTCGGTAAAAATATGTTCGGATTACGCCAGATGTACTGATATGGAATTAGAAACGGCTTCTGCTGCATGTGAAATATTAGAATATTATGTTGAAAATGTAATGGTAGATTTGAATAAAGAAAAGATTTATTCTTCTGATAAAATTGTTAATGAATATCTTGCTTCCATATATTTAATGGCAGAATATGCAGATGCTTGGATAAAGAAATTCTGGGAGCAGGTGGTTGCTGATTATAAATACCAAAATAATAAACAACAAGGTCAACTAGCAGAAGAAATAATAGAAAATGTATTGAATCACACAACAGCAGCTCTTGTAAAAAAATTGCCAGTAGAGCTTTGCCTTCTTGCAGAGACCTATTGGATATATGTTCCTGAAGATAATGGTAGCAATCTATATAGGATGTATCATGGAACTTCAATGTCCAGAAGTGAAGAATACGGATTAAATGATAATGCAGATCATTATTCTTATGAATTTAGATCTGTTGATGATAATGTATTTTTCTGGATGTTGACGAAATTCAATTATGCTGTCGCATTAGACTGGGCAATTAAAATGACAAATTATGTCGCAACCACATATAAAGAGAAAAATCCACAGTATGTACTGGACATAGAGATTGTGGTAAATGAAACCGGACAGTTGAAAAAATACATTGGAAGTCCAGAATTTTGGTTGGCAGGCGTACAAGAACATCGAATTCATGATTTAATCGGAGACATCATATACATTCTGAAACAGCAGGCTTTGGGATTAATTGAAAATAAGTATGTAGGCGAGCAGTATATAAAACGGTTTGCTGAATATTTGAAGAAGAGTATTTACGAAAAATCTAACAACATTATTATGCTTACAGTGATAGAAGAGATTGGACATCGATGCAGCCAAGTCTTACCAGGATATGCAATAGAGCTTGCAAGTAGCATAGAAATTATAATGTGGGATATTCAGAGAGTTGCACTGTTGCTTCCAGATTTTAATCGTATGCTGTTAGAAAAACAAATACTACTTGCTATGGGTATTCCATCTTTGGAATGTCGTTATTCTGTTAAAAAGGAATCTGTATATACTATGCAAGAATATGTGATGCGTATGCAAATGTGCAAGGACGAAAAAATAAGATTGAAAGCAGAAAATGTATTAGATTATCTTTATTCAAAGATACCAGATGATGCTGATAATGCTCATTATCATTTGCAAATTCAAAAAATGGATTTGAGAAATGCACAAATCTATAAGGTTAATGACAATACGTTTGCTATATCGCCTCAGATTTCTGGAGAAGCTGAGAAGATTGTAAATAATAATCAGAATGGTAACTTTAATATTGAACAAAAGTATATTTCAGAGATTGTAGATGAGTGCAACAAGAAAGTGAATGAAGAAACGTTTAGCACGGCCGAATGTTTAGCTGCTATAGATAGATTGTATAATATTGCTTCTTCGTCAGATCTTCCTTATACAACTGAAAAAATTCTCATAATGCTTATTTCTTGCGCACTTAGCAAAGATGATTTGAATAGAACTCGAAGATCAGAGTTGTGTAGGGTGTGGATTGATGGCATCAATAAGATTTTTAATAATAACAGTTTTACATACGATCATATACTATCAACAATGCTTTTTAAGCAAATTGAAGAAGAACTGGAAGATACTGTATCAGTAGCTTTAAAACAATTGATGTTGGATTGCTTATTGTATCATGGCCAGCAGGGAATAATATCAGACATAGCCAGATATCTTAAAGAATATTTACCTTCTAACCAGAAGTTGGCTAGAGCTCTTTTCAATACAATTGTGGCGCTATCAGAAGATGAAATGAACCACCATGTATTTAATGTTAATTATGCAGTAAAAAGAAATAAGAAAAAGCCCTTTGCCTATATAGCTAATAGACAACAACCCCCATATTGGATCGACAGAATAATTAAAGAAAAAGGGAAAAAGGGATTTAAGAGCAAGAGAGATGAATTAATATCAAAGTATCTTATGAATGAAGAAGAATTAGAATTAATAAATTTCGATATTAACCGCTATGATATTGCAACATTGTGTTATGTAGCTAATTGCGGATTAAATCTCAATACTTCTGCATTCTATAATGTTTTGAATGAAATTATCATAAACATGATCGATATTTGGCACTCTTGCGACGATTCTCATCATTTTTTGGATACATACGCTCGATGCGAAGTTACACATTTCTTTAACAAAGAACTTACATGTTCAGATGATATTAACTTAGCACTAGATTTGTTGTTTGCAGGTATAGACTATTCAAAATTTACAAAAGAAGTCTACGAGTTTTATGAAGATATAATGCTCCATTTTCTACCTGTATTTTTTGATGCTTACAACAATCCATCGGTACGGGAGCGTTGCATTAATAATATTCGAAATGTAGAAAAAAGGCTTATATCGATAACAAATGAAAAAGTTCGAACTGAGTTGTCAAAAATAATGTTCTCGACGTTAGGGAGATTTCATTTAAATGATTGGAATAAGCTTACGACTAGTTTTTCATATTCAGATAAATGTTTTCTGAATGATCTTTGGTCAAAATACGGAAAAAATCACCCAATTGGAATGCTTAATGTTATTCATCAGATGCACATAGACGAGTTGCTACCTGAAGTCCTAGTTTCAGTAAATAATTGTTTTGATGAGGTTAATAAGAAACCGGATTCATTTAGGCGTGCTATTAAAGAAGCAGAATTTATAGTAAATATACTTATTACAAAGGCTTTTTTGGATTTTAATGATGAAATAAAGCAAGATGAAGAACTGACACAAGCATACGAGAATATTCTTGAAACACTAATGACAGTAAATTTTGAGGAAGCAGCAGTTCTTTTAGATGAATTCAGAGTACATTAG
- a CDS encoding DUF4238 domain-containing protein → MSEPKKQHYVPQTYLRKFSFSDGSVQKIFSLHKDQSKIICTNIRDTAAERHFYTIKKSDDQYIWENIYAKEIEPLMSNILSQITSQCENELIQDYSFVLTQEMKKQLSITMIFQLLRGRQSREFQRNIYSEVVLSVIKDVRERFLPIDETKEKILKAAIEEDDYFKLASMQATFDIKRLEKYINILIRKCFLVYRIIDNAEFITSDNPVMCLDALSLSAKPFNNGLAQNTTVIYFPVTSRLLIAAYDSSFYLGMLSEYDKRIIFLDSCKDQPFIKMQNQKQYEQCFNQVYAKRKEVLEELY, encoded by the coding sequence ATGAGTGAACCTAAAAAACAGCACTATGTGCCTCAAACATACTTGAGAAAATTTTCGTTTTCTGATGGCTCTGTTCAAAAGATCTTTTCACTACATAAAGACCAAAGCAAGATAATTTGTACAAATATTAGAGATACAGCTGCCGAAAGGCACTTTTACACTATAAAAAAAAGTGATGACCAATATATTTGGGAAAACATTTATGCCAAGGAAATAGAGCCTTTAATGAGTAATATTCTCTCACAAATAACTTCACAGTGTGAAAATGAGCTTATACAAGATTATTCTTTTGTTTTAACGCAAGAAATGAAAAAACAATTGTCAATAACCATGATATTTCAACTTCTTAGGGGCAGACAAAGTAGAGAATTTCAACGTAATATTTACTCTGAGGTTGTGCTATCCGTAATTAAAGATGTCCGTGAGCGTTTTTTGCCAATAGATGAGACAAAGGAGAAAATATTAAAGGCTGCTATTGAGGAAGATGATTATTTTAAATTAGCTTCTATGCAGGCAACATTTGATATTAAGAGACTTGAAAAATATATTAATATTCTTATTCGAAAGTGTTTTTTGGTGTATAGAATTATTGATAATGCAGAGTTTATTACCAGTGATAATCCGGTTATGTGTTTAGATGCTTTATCTTTGAGTGCTAAGCCATTTAATAATGGCCTTGCGCAAAACACCACTGTCATATATTTCCCGGTAACTTCCAGACTTCTTATAGCTGCATATGATTCGAGTTTTTATTTAGGAATGCTTTCAGAATATGATAAAAGGATTATTTTTCTTGATAGTTGTAAAGATCAACCTTTTATAAAAATGCAGAATCAAAAGCAATATGAGCAATGTTTTAATCAAGTGTACGCCAAAAGAAAAGAAGTATTGGAAGAACTCTACTGA